The following are encoded together in the Planktothrix serta PCC 8927 genome:
- a CDS encoding ribonuclease catalytic domain-containing protein: MEKGTLIELRLHGERRLAVADRPEGKKHWVVIDENLLAHTVHPRQIAYEVTGATYKPADIPAFTQELQPYLDPSSLEVAWEILVEQGDTVDPKEMALLLFSEQSPPQCYASYVLLSNDKLYFKQKGDRYEPRSPSQVAEIKHQQDVEQQKQRDVQEYWLRIQKRLTGVVVEWQNSDRTRLDALERLALSGEEASHVAPAIETLATLERAQTPQAALQLLVDLGIWSLHENLFLRRSQIPIQFPTQVLEVARCCLDSPPPDPDSNRLDLTHLKVYTIDDESTREIDDGLSLEILEDGRQRIWIHIADPTRLISPGDELDLEARRRTTTVYLPTGMIPMFPSELATGPMSLVQGQICFALSFGIILDGTGGVEDYSIHVSTIKPTYRLTYDDVDEMLQIGIQGEPEIDALSMWARRRKEWRNANGAISIYMPESLIKVNGEEVSITVLEDSPSRQMVAEMMILTGEVAARYGQTHNLALPYRSQPQPELPPEEELMQLPPGAVRACAMRRYMPRSEVGLTPSRHASLALETYTQVTSPIRRYSDLLAHFQIKAHLRGETPPFSVEQMQEMVMSLGPAVKEASKVERETNRYWSLEFLRRNSDEIWQATMLRWLREDANLGLVFLEELALELPMRFSRSVEVGEQFEVKVSHVDPRLDMIQFQEIITPTASSVV; the protein is encoded by the coding sequence GTGGAAAAGGGCACTCTGATTGAGCTTAGATTACACGGGGAGCGCCGTCTCGCCGTTGCTGACCGACCTGAAGGTAAAAAACACTGGGTCGTTATTGATGAAAACCTCCTGGCTCATACGGTTCACCCTAGGCAAATTGCTTATGAGGTAACGGGGGCTACATATAAACCTGCGGATATCCCGGCTTTTACTCAAGAATTGCAGCCTTATCTCGATCCATCAAGTTTAGAGGTGGCTTGGGAAATTTTAGTTGAGCAAGGAGACACCGTAGACCCCAAAGAAATGGCTCTGCTTTTATTTTCGGAGCAGAGTCCGCCTCAATGTTATGCCAGTTATGTGTTGTTGTCTAATGATAAACTCTACTTTAAACAGAAGGGTGATCGCTACGAACCTCGCTCTCCTAGCCAAGTTGCAGAAATTAAACATCAACAGGACGTTGAACAGCAAAAGCAACGGGACGTTCAAGAATATTGGTTGCGGATACAAAAGAGACTAACGGGGGTCGTGGTAGAATGGCAAAATAGCGATCGCACCCGATTGGATGCGTTAGAGCGTTTGGCGCTGTCTGGAGAAGAAGCCTCCCATGTCGCACCTGCTATTGAAACGTTGGCAACCTTGGAACGCGCTCAAACGCCCCAAGCTGCGTTGCAACTGTTAGTAGACTTAGGGATATGGAGTCTTCATGAAAACCTATTTCTACGTCGGAGTCAAATTCCCATCCAATTTCCAACTCAAGTGCTTGAAGTGGCTCGATGTTGCTTAGATTCTCCCCCGCCTGATCCCGATTCTAACCGCTTAGATCTAACTCATCTTAAGGTGTATACGATTGATGATGAGAGTACCCGTGAGATTGATGATGGTTTAAGTTTAGAGATCTTGGAGGATGGACGACAACGAATTTGGATTCATATTGCTGATCCCACTCGTTTGATTTCCCCCGGAGATGAACTGGACTTAGAAGCTCGTCGCCGAACAACAACCGTTTATCTTCCCACGGGGATGATTCCCATGTTCCCCTCAGAATTGGCAACGGGGCCAATGAGTTTAGTTCAGGGGCAGATTTGTTTTGCCTTGAGTTTTGGGATTATTCTGGACGGAACGGGTGGGGTAGAGGACTATAGTATTCATGTCAGTACGATCAAACCGACTTATCGCCTCACCTACGACGATGTGGATGAGATGTTGCAAATTGGCATCCAAGGGGAACCGGAAATTGATGCTTTATCGATGTGGGCTAGACGTCGCAAGGAATGGCGAAATGCTAACGGGGCGATTAGTATTTATATGCCGGAGTCGCTGATTAAGGTAAATGGAGAGGAAGTCAGTATTACGGTTTTAGAAGATTCTCCGTCCCGGCAAATGGTGGCGGAAATGATGATTTTAACGGGGGAAGTGGCGGCTCGTTATGGTCAAACCCATAATTTAGCTTTACCTTATCGCAGTCAACCGCAACCGGAATTACCCCCGGAAGAGGAGTTGATGCAACTACCACCCGGAGCCGTTAGAGCTTGTGCGATGCGGCGTTATATGCCTCGGAGTGAGGTGGGTTTAACTCCTTCGCGTCATGCGAGTTTGGCCTTAGAGACGTATACCCAGGTGACATCGCCCATTCGCCGTTATAGTGATTTGTTGGCTCATTTTCAAATTAAAGCCCATCTGCGAGGAGAAACCCCACCTTTTTCTGTAGAACAAATGCAGGAAATGGTGATGAGTTTAGGGCCGGCGGTGAAGGAAGCTTCCAAAGTCGAACGGGAAACCAATCGTTATTGGAGTTTAGAATTTTTACGGCGCAATAGCGATGAAATTTGGCAAGCAACAATGCTGCGATGGCTGCGAGAAGATGCCAATTTAGGGTTAGTCTTTTTAGAGGAGTTAGCCTTAGAATTGCCAATGCGATTTAGTCGTTCTGTGGAAGTTGGAGAACAGTTTGAGGTGAAAGTGAGTCATGTTGATCCCCGTTTGGATATGATTCAATTTCAGGAAATTATTACTCCGACTGCTTCATCTGTTGTTTAG
- the rpsR gene encoding 30S ribosomal protein S18: MTYFRRQVSPIKPGTPIDYKDIELLRKFVTERGKILPRRITGLTCKQQRDLTQAIKRARILAMLPFVNKEG, translated from the coding sequence ATGACTTACTTCCGTCGCCAAGTTTCCCCCATTAAACCCGGAACTCCTATCGATTATAAAGATATCGAACTGTTGCGGAAATTTGTTACAGAACGCGGTAAAATCTTACCACGTCGGATTACTGGATTGACCTGCAAACAGCAGCGAGATCTGACACAAGCCATTAAACGGGCTAGAATTCTAGCTATGTTGCCTTTTGTGAACAAGGAAGGCTAA
- the rpmG gene encoding 50S ribosomal protein L33, whose amino-acid sequence MAKGVRLVITLECTECRTNPDKRSQGVSRYTTMKNRRNTTGRLELKKFCRHCNKHTVHKEIK is encoded by the coding sequence ATGGCTAAAGGTGTTCGCCTCGTTATTACTCTGGAGTGTACGGAGTGCCGTACAAACCCTGATAAGCGCTCCCAGGGGGTCTCTCGGTATACTACAATGAAAAACCGTCGGAATACGACAGGACGTTTAGAACTGAAAAAGTTTTGTCGCCACTGTAACAAACACACGGTTCACAAAGAGATTAAGTAA
- a CDS encoding RDD family protein: MSSDLVPLPDPKVPMWRRCAALGIDFFLIGLLCVALGANGVTLLFVFMISWLATRVFVVSKNQGQSLGGWAFDIRVVDSQFNRTPRLLELTKRETVMGLGAALFLMGLGGLTSGNAGILLLMLPIVIDGGAVLFDTSRHPQTVHDRIGQTIVIGSRRGYSLDLKIRYLIDKVKREMK, from the coding sequence ATGAGTTCTGATTTAGTCCCTTTGCCTGATCCTAAAGTCCCAATGTGGCGTCGTTGTGCGGCTTTAGGAATTGATTTCTTTTTGATTGGGTTACTTTGTGTTGCTCTCGGAGCTAACGGGGTCACTCTATTATTTGTGTTTATGATCAGTTGGTTAGCCACCCGTGTTTTTGTCGTGTCTAAGAACCAAGGACAGAGTTTAGGAGGATGGGCGTTTGATATTCGAGTGGTTGACAGCCAATTTAACCGAACTCCTCGGCTTTTAGAACTGACAAAACGAGAAACCGTGATGGGGTTGGGTGCTGCTTTGTTTCTAATGGGTTTAGGAGGTCTAACCTCTGGGAATGCAGGAATTTTGTTGTTGATGCTGCCGATAGTCATTGACGGTGGAGCCGTGTTATTTGATACAAGTCGCCATCCTCAGACTGTTCATGACCGGATCGGGCAAACGATTGTGATTGGTAGTAGACGGGGTTACTCCTTAGATCTTAAAATCCGCTATTTGATTGACAAAGTGAAGCGAGAGATGAAATAA
- a CDS encoding GvpL/GvpF family gas vesicle protein has product MYIYAFLKTPASPLKLPQGIKGCLEIINSQGLSALVEPDLQAEDLPDTDEQLMQSVVIHDQITCAVFYQTSLLPVRFGTCFRSETALFEHLALNQQNYIQKLEQLQGKAEYCLQGVPLDPSQNQPNLPNPTDSPSLRGRDYFLAKKQLHQRQLEHQQQQSQQWQQLIEIIGQTYPETLLADSQPNRERIYILIPQTNEIQLQQQLNHWHSQYTHWQLSLGQALPPYHFL; this is encoded by the coding sequence TGTATATTTACGCTTTTTTGAAAACACCAGCATCACCCCTCAAACTTCCTCAAGGAATTAAGGGTTGTTTAGAAATTATCAATTCTCAAGGATTATCTGCTCTTGTTGAACCCGATTTACAAGCAGAAGATCTTCCCGATACCGATGAGCAGTTAATGCAATCCGTTGTCATTCATGATCAGATCACCTGTGCAGTTTTTTACCAAACTTCCCTGTTACCCGTCCGTTTCGGAACCTGTTTTCGTTCCGAGACAGCCCTTTTTGAGCATTTAGCCCTAAATCAACAAAACTACATCCAAAAATTAGAACAACTTCAAGGAAAAGCCGAGTATTGCTTGCAGGGAGTTCCCCTTGACCCCTCCCAAAATCAACCCAATCTACCCAACCCCACAGATTCACCCTCACTACGAGGGCGAGACTACTTTTTAGCCAAGAAACAATTACACCAGCGTCAATTAGAACATCAGCAGCAACAAAGCCAACAATGGCAACAGCTAATTGAGATTATTGGCCAGACCTATCCAGAAACTCTTCTTGCCGATAGTCAACCCAACCGAGAACGAATCTATATATTGATACCCCAGACTAACGAGATCCAACTCCAACAACAACTCAACCATTGGCACAGCCAATACACTCATTGGCAGTTAAGTCTTGGACAGGCTCTACCCCCGTACCATTTTTTATAA